The following nucleotide sequence is from Lathamus discolor isolate bLatDis1 chromosome Z, bLatDis1.hap1, whole genome shotgun sequence.
TGCTGCGATGCATGCTGGGAATTGTAGTTCAAGTGTCGCGGAGGCCTAGTGAGAGTGAGTGGGGCGGTGTTACTAGGAGGACTACAACTTCCGGGGCGCACGGGGCTTGCGGCGTCCATCTTCTTCCGCTCCGGCGGCGGCGCGCGCAGGACTCGGACAGCGGGCTCCTTCCGCCCCCCGTAAGGAGCCGCTGGGGAGGGCGCCGGCAGGTTCCTGCCGCCGGCCCGGGGCTCCGCCATGGATCTCTTCGGGGACCTGCGGCGCATGAACAAGCGGCAGGTAGCGGCCGGGGCCCGGGCCCGCGGGGCGGGAGGTGGGGGCCGCTCGGGGGTTCTGGAGCTTCGGGGCCTCCCGGAGCTGGCCCGGGGTGTCcggagaagctgcggctgccccatccctggcagtgctcaaggcctgTGTGCTAGAAGCCTTTGCTGGTGAGTTCACTAGCTCCTAGCGCAAACACGTGGGAGCATCTCACGGGCAGGATAAGCCAAGGTTGAAGCGCACGCTGGATCTATGCTGCAGTGTGGTGTGTACGGTTGCGTTGGCGCTCCAGCCAACACCTTCTGTTGGAATATGATTGTAGCATGGAAGTCCACGTGCCTGGAGTGTGGGTCCATATGGGTTGAAATTCTCTGTTAAGCTTTTAAATGCAGCACAGTAACTTCGTGGAACGATTGTCTTGTTTCATACAGCTGTATTACCAAGTCTTAAACTTTGCTATGATTGTGTCTTCTGCCCTTATGATATGGAAAGGGCTGATCGTGGTTACTGGAAGTGAGAGCCCCATTGTCGTGGTGCTCAGGTAAGTGAATGTAAAGACTTTTTTTGTTCAAGTCCAAATGCGATTTTTGTCCTgtgtctcctccccttccccttggATAGATTTGGAGTTTAGAGGCTCACCTGCTTAAAGGAGCTCTCAAACACTTCCTTTCTCCTAACTCTAGTTTTGTAAGAGTTAGGTTGCTTTTCTAATTGCAGTCTAGTTTTCACTGCAGTTTGTAGAAGCAGTGGATATGTGACACCTTTGAAAATCCAGGTCGTCTCATTATTTCCATGAGGCAGTAAGGAAGCCTTCTATAGGCTGGCTCAGCTTGGGGCTTGCTGAGGCTTGGGTTGTGCTAATTGTCTGTGCAGTGTAACTGAATGGATGTAGCAACACATCTCAGTTAAAATTGTGACTTTATTTGTAAGAATTAACTTTGTTTTCATAGTGGTTCTTCCATTTAACAGAATACTTACAGtctccctctctttctgtttGTAGTGGCAGCATGGAACCAGCTTTCCACAGGGGAGACCTGCTCTTCTTAACAAATTTCCATGATGACCCAATCAGAGCTGGTGAAATAGTTGTTTTTAAAGTTGAAGGCAGAGACATTCCAATAGTTCACAGAGTAATCAAAGTACATGAAAAGTAATGCAATTTGGcattttccttgtttctaaatGTGCTCTCCTTCACCCCAGCTTTTGATCATATTCTGATTTGTTGGTATTTGATGACAAAAGGCAGTGAGGCCATGCTGGAACATAAGTCATCTCTAGAGTGTGATCCACGTTTGTCCCCAGTCCTGTGGCACACTTCTTGAGACCCTGACTCCTGTTCCTCGTCAGAGGTTTGAAGTAGCTAAATCTGTGCCAAAGAGGAGTCCAGTAACACAAGCTGTACCCGTTGGTTTTGCCAGCAGTAGCAGTATGGGAGCAGAGTCTGCTTCTGATTCTGCACGATGGAGGTTGCAGACGTTGACGTACTTGCTCCTCAGGAAGTGCTGGCCACGAACTGAAGGTGTTCATCTTTTGAGAAGTATCTgttcttcagtgctttttgtAACAAATCTGTACATCCAGgaactgcctttttttaataCCTAATTTGTCTTCATGAAAACTCCTTGTTTCTTGATATCACTCCTTGCAATTAGCAGCTTCTTGAGCAAAATTAATAacttaatgattttatttaaatgggAGCATTGAACCAAAGTCTTGCATGCATCGCCTGCATGTCTGCCTGTTGCTTCGGTGAGTGACTAGAACTGTGTTAGTGTTAGTGacaaaatactgaatttgaTGCAGCTTTGCAGCTGCTTTAGAGGGTCTTCAGTATCTGTTTCCATCAAAGGAAGGACAGCTTTCTTTTGCCATAAATGTGATTACTGAGACTTAAACAAGCGTCTAGAACTTAGAAGCAAATTGCACTGTGTTGTTATACCACTTCCTTCCCAAGGGAAGAATTTCAGGGTCTACCTCAAACAAAACTTGTGATTTAAGTTAATTCTCCAAGGTGTGATGACTTCAGGGGATTTTGCTCCACAATTTGTGCAATACAATTAAAATAGACACAACCTCTTAGTAGAGACTATTCAGCATTTCAGAGTTAACTTTCTGATCTGTTGGAAATGCAGAGGGCTGGGGTTGTTTCTCTCTGATAGGCACATACAGCTTTTACTCTGGATGGACAATATCCCTTTCACGTCCGTCGTGTCATTGCCTACATTAAATGACAATCTaggaatgtttttaaaacacatttcttgtTAAAATCTATTAATTCTGTCAGTAAGGTCTGTAATGTTAATGATTTAATGGTGTTAAATAAGCAGGGCTGGAAGTGAAAAGTGCTACGAGATTAGATAACACTGTTTATCTGTGTTGTGCTTTGTAGATGTTAATTGAGGCTTTTATATTAAGTGGTATTTAGTTTATCACCTCTTTGCCTTCTAGAGGAAATGGGAACATCAAATTTCTGACTAAAGGTGATAATAATGAAGTCGATGATAGAGGCTTGTACAAAGAAGGTCAGAACTGGTTAGAGaagaaagatgttgttggaAGAGCAAGAGGGTAAGTAATGAAAATGTTCTTGATGGtttaatagaaagaaaatgtggaacTTGAATCACTTCCACTGTTGGTACAAAGTGGGTCTGGTATTGGGGGGCTTTgaatttcttaaagaaaatggGAAGTAAAGTACATGTAGAAGTTGCCTCTGTGGTTCCTCTCACCGGTGTGGATCTCTAAGATACATCTTGCATAacttgattaatttttttatctaaGGGGGGGGAAAGCAATTATTTCCCATTCAGCCATCCATTAGTGGCAGGATAAATGGTTGTTTTACACCAACACTGAGTAGCATTGACAGGTTTCTGTGTAATATTTTAGGGTTCATCTTACATTCAGCTGCTTTGTGAATTACAGGTTTTTGCCTTACGTTGGGATGGTGACTATAATAATGAATGACTATCCGAAATTTAAGGTATGTATGCAGACATTTTGGATACTTTAGAATAGCAAGTGAAGATAGTAAGAATGTTGCCTATAAGAACACGTTAATAAATGTGGTTCTGTGTTTTGGTACCTAATGTAAAACAAGCTGTGTGCTCTTGCTTGTTTTAGCCTGTCTGTTACACAGTAGAACTTAGTATTAGAAATAATCTGAAAACTTTTAGTTTGTAGGAATTCCAGAAGTGTTTGCAGTTGTGGTGCCTGTTTGTAATGAATATGATCACATTGAAATAGTCCTGTAAATCTGTAGGAACCCAACTCCGTAATGGTGTACTGATCTAGATGGTATAATGTTGGACAGGGCATGCTTGGAACACTTTGTAAGAGAAATTATAACCTCCTttattctctgttttctcttgcagtaTGCTCTGCTGGCTGTAATGGGAGCATATGTACTGCTGAAACGTGAATCCTGAGACAAAGGTCACTTGGTTCTTGCAGAAGTCCAGAGTTAAATatacaggggggaaaaaactAATATATTTCAGATCATTTCTGTATACAAAACTGTGCAAGTTTCTGTCTTGTCTGAATAAACTGATGAGTAAAGCTGTTGCGTGTTGTTAATTATGAAATGGCATGTGTACTACCTTACATAAATGCTGCTTTCGGTTAGGCTTTTGCCTGCCATGTTCTAAAGCAGCTTGTGGCACTCCTTGAGATGCTGCTGGTTTCGATGAAGTGGTGCTGTGCCTGAACGCACCTTCTGCCTCCTGTtaagtatttttgtttcctgattAATCTCTCTTTTCATGACCATAGACAGTGTTTTGATCAGTGCTTGCAGGGACACAGCATATGGGTTAGGATGGGAAGTGGGTTGAGGGTGTTTAGTCGGACTGATGCCTGAAGAAAGCTGTCCAGGTAGGGCTGACAACAGTAAAAAAGAAGGGGTATTTTTGATTAAGAACTGAGAAGTGGAAACTCAGAGCTTTTCCCCTGGATTTGAAACATGTTCCTTAGTGCTGTAGGGACACATAACCTGGTGGCCTGATTTTGAGAGGCCTGATTTTCAGGGACTCTGTGTGTTCATAGCTGTAGGCATTCTGCCTTTGTGTTCCCAGCTATAAACCAAACCTGGCAACAAGATGTTGTGGGGCTTTGTTAACACCAGTAAATTGCTGAGTGAATAGCTCAGTAGTTCACTTCAGTAATATTACCAATATGGGTATGACATAACTCATATTCCAGTGTTGAGGCTGTATTGTGTTCTCCTATCATCTGATACCTGAATAGTGTTAAACATAAAGtggctttttcatttaaaaacttgCCTGATCAGTGTTTTATATGAAATTCtggctttttctctcctttctcttcaaATGTTGGTGGTTTACCCTcaacaaagcagaacttgttttCCTcgcttgctttgttttgtagcCTTGATAAGGAACAGCATGAGGCTTCTTCCAGTGGCGTGTTGTTTCTTCTGTAATCCCTTAGCTCTACAAAACTATACCCTGTTACAGAATACTGGCACCTCTTCTGTTGTAAAGCTACTGCTGAAGGCAGACAACTGCTGCATTTTTCCAAGTACTCCTTTTGTGTCCTACTAAGCAGTTTTCATGACAAACTGTATTATAAAAATGACTTATTTTGTGTCAAATTGTGTGGAAATAAAATTGGCTATAATAAATGGCATGTCAGAATAATTTAGGTATCTGTAATGCAGCCTTCCTGGAAGTGCACCATCACAGCTCAGAAAAAGATTAGTTTTGGAGAGGGTGTATGTGTAGTAAGGGACATTGATGTTtcattctctcttcctcctgtgTTGCTGAAATCAGAATCCACCTCCTCAGTGCAATCACAGCCAGCTCTGGCTCTGGGAGGGGGGTTTTGGATAGAACCCCCATGACAGATTTGACATGTTATTATGGGAGTTCATTCTGTTGAGGAAATATGGTTTAGTAAAAAGACACAAGGATAACATCTAAGCATGTGGGTTCATGCTCAGAAAAGAAGGTTGTATTTCTCGGGTGTGAGATCCCCTGTCTTATTTTAACTCTTCCTGCACATGTGGTTGTCAGCATGGCCGTATCTGGTGCTCTTCATTTTCCATAATGCTGGATGGCAGTGCCGGCCCGCTTTGTCTGGGTTTGGCTGCTTGCCTAGAGATCTGCTAGTGCATCTGCCGAAGCAACTTTGGTCAGCACATACACTCGCTTGGTTAACCATATAGGTAATTTACCTGTCTACATGGGAAGGCTGTAAAGAAGATGGAGCTCAGCTtttctcagtggtgcccagtgataAGGCAAGAAAGAATTCCATCTGAACGTtagaaacagtaatttttacTGAAACAGGCTAAAATGATAGTGAAGCCGCTAAAAACATAGTGAAAGCACTAAAGGATGGTAACTTTCCATGCAGAAACACATTAGCTTGCTAGCCAGTGGCTGCTTTGGCCAGCCCAGATTGGTTGGCTGCCTGTGAATAATGTTTGAAGATCACTCACAACATCTGGATCGGGTTGTTCTCGATTCTGCTCTTGACTTTCGTTCCTGTCATTGAGCTGCTTTAAGCCCCCACTTCCATTTCTGATGATCTAGGGAGATAGTGCTGCTTATTAATTTCTGTGGAGGAGAAGTCCAAGAGGAAAGGAGTGCCAAAAGCTTTGCCCAGAACCTGAATCTCTGGTATAAACCCTTTCCTTCTGCTAGGTAACATACAGAATGTTTTAGTTCTTGGGCCGATAAGCAATGATAAATGAGCTTCAGTGGGCCAGTGCATATCAGAATACTTTCTGCTGTGAGTAAATTGCACTCTGATGCTAGAATGATTTAATGTCTGCTAAATGTTAATTTGCATTTGCAACAGAGAGAATGCAGTTTGCTGTTTGATATATTTTGCAATTGCATATCACCAACTCTCTCTGCTCGTCCTGCTAAGGCGATTTTAAGGCGATGTTGCATGTTTTTATAAGGTGATTTAACATGTTACAGCCAAACTTATGCACATTAAATATTGCTGCTCCTTGTGCTTCAAGCAGAATGCTATATTCTCTCCTCAGAGGTGAGCGACAGACTGCGCTTGTGCATGTCATTTGGCAGGTTATAGATGGGGCTGACTGACAAAAAGTGGGTTAAGATCCTTTGTATTggatgctttcctttttctataAATTCAGCTACTTCAGTTGCCTGCTCTGCTTCCAGGCTGCAGCTTCCCTTTGAAGGCAGGACAGATCAAGGATTTAATAATCAGATCTACTGGCTTACTAACTGGAGGCAGTGCTCCATTGATCCTTGAAGCTGTGGTAGCTGGTTCACCTCAGCCTACACACTGCTTTAGACATCAGTACCCCTGGGGAGCACGGCTGGCTTGGCTATTGGTGTGAAATACTGCGCATTGTGTcactggaggaaaggagggagcatTTTAAATCACTTCTCAGCACTTTGGTGTTTGGTGttaggctgggggtgcagggCAGCCCGGGCGCTGTGCCCCTCTGCTCCTCACTGCCCTTCTggaagggcagtgctggaggcgGCCGAGTCCTGATGCCGCATACTCAGGCTGAACTGTTGCCTGCGTTGGTAGAGGGAAAGTGAGTATGTGGAGTAACTGGAGGGAGAACTCCAGTTTGAGCCTTGTTTAGCAAGTCATTTCTCTCACTGTTTAATCAAGATAGTAAGCAACAGTGATGAAAAGGACGTTTTCCTCTGTGTACATGGATTTTATCAATGTTTCTTTGAACATCTTAAGGgctaaaagcaaacaaagcataAGCCACCCACATGGCAAAAATTCAATAtgcttctctgctctgcagcttgaCTTAAATAAGTATATTCCACCTCTTCTGTCATCATTTATGCTCCAGTACCCTGGTTTTATATAGAGAACTAACTGCTTCTCTATCATCTGTGTGAATACACTAATAGCACAaactatatatacacacacacgtgcTATAGATAGTCTGTGTCTATATGTAGATGCGTGGAAGTCTGACGTGGGCATGACCATCACCTgaatttttaatctgtttgcaTGTGTTTGTCCTCTGCTGTGGACaaagctttgtttcttctgcagccACATTAGgacaccagtgcccagtgctgATGAACACTTTTgctagaaataaaactaaaggTGTATGTGGAAAATCTGAGTGCAAGAAGGGCTGGGAGTGGAGCACCCTGGCTGTGTTTGCCTGCTGGGggcaagggaggaggagaggttTTGCTGTGTCTGGGAGGGATGCACAGTGTGGCTCTGTCCTGGGGATGTCTGAAGCCTTTGGCTTACCTTCCAGCCAGCACAGGGCTCCAGCAGTCATGGGCAGCTCAGCGCTGGGCACTGGACTGTGGCCTCTCCTTGCTTCCAAGGGACAGTGCCACTTCTGCCAGCTGCTGGATGGCTGCTGCTTCCTGTTTTGCTTCTTGCGATGGGGGTCTAGGGTCCCTTTGAGAGCCTTTTGGTTTGCTGATGCCTGTCCTTCGTCATCAGCACTTGTCCTgctgttttgtctttgcttGCCCCCTGGATTTCTGTCACACAGGTTCCTCAGCTGTTTTCTCCAACACAATCCAGTATTTATAAACCCAGCAGCTATATGTGGAAGGAAGTTGTCATTTGGGAGATAAACCTGGTAGTTTCAGATTCCTTCAGTGCTTATTTTCCATAGATTTAGTTGCAACCCAACAAATTGCAGATGAGTCACCTGCCACTGGCTGCACTGTCCCAGCCCCAGCTCGTGTGGAAATCCTGCTGGAACAGCTCAGGCTGTCCAGCGAAAAAGAGCCCTGACCCTTTACCATGGACCCTGCGCTTAACCTGCACCCTGAGCCCGTCCTGAGAAGTGCTTCCCCTGACGAGCACCAAGCAACAGGCTGCCTGAGCCCGGCGCTtcccaaacacagcacaaaTGTCGGCTGTGCCCTGTCAAACATGTTTCTTGTTTCCTATTACTCAGCCCCTGTAAAGCGGGGAGCTCTTgatggaaaaatgtcttcagctcctcagggagctgctgctgtggtcaGCTCTGGGGCTGTCTGCGGGCGCCTGCCCTCCCTGCAGGTGGGAAGTGCTGCAGATGAAGTCTATTCAGCATCTCCAACATTTACCAAGTATTCCTGGGTGATTGTGCCCTATTATTGCATTGGTGATAGGCTTCAACCATTGTTTGTTCTGTACATACATTACAGCTGCCTCCGATGGCAGGATCCCTACAAAGGGAGCGATGAAAGGCGCACCATTCTTCTGTTAGCCCTTTCTCTTCCCAGAAACCTGCCTTGCTGATAGAACAGTCAGTGTTGTCTAAAATGTAAAGGAAGCAAATTAAAGAGTGTCATTGTGGTAATAGCATTTAAAACCCATTCATGTTTCCTGCTGTGGAACACAACAAGAGTTCACTTTGCCATGGGATATACGAAAGGTagaaaggtattttaacatGGGGAGAGCTGCTTCTGGGTGTTCCAACACAGATCGACGTGATCAGATTTCCTCTTTAAGAAGGGTTGTCTCGACTGAGTCACAGTTCATAATGTACGTTTATGATATCTGGCTCTTCTTTCTGTTGGGGGGTCcactattttatttctgtatgttaTCAGATGAGTATTATTCTGAAAGgttaataaatataataatttaaataaatccaTATTGCCTTTTTTATCCTTATGaacaagtaaagaaagaaatgatAATGATGCACAAATGTATTCCAAGAGTGGGCTGGATCCTCGGCTGGGCTGAGGAAGGTGGTGAGGCCAAGGAGGAAGAGTGTTTATTTGGGAACATTTCtgctgtccctgcccagcacccagATAACCTGATGAGCACAGTCCAGGCGCTTGTCCACCTACACGTGGTCCAAACCTTGACAGCCCCTTCTGTGCCCACATTTGCACCCATCTCCCTGGGCGCCAGTGGGatcccccagcccagcacatcCTCCGCATTCTGGACAGCTTCCTGAATTTCCAGTCTCTGGCAAAGAGCAATGAGGATGTCCCACAGGTGGCAATTTTGAGTGTTGGATCACTGTCACTCAGCACAGAGCACGTGCTGTCTGTAGCTGCACTGCAGGCTGTTAGAGGAATGCTTGAGGCATCAGAATACCATTGTACATTAAACAAGAATGCATAATTAATAACCAAAATAAAGGAATGAATCACATTAATCAGTAGAAGATGCAATAAGCTGAGACTAAGCAAGGGAACAATTTAGCTCATACAGGAGGATACACAATTGACTTCCAAAGTGATTGTACTCGATGGTTTGCCCAGTAATCGTGTTAGTTTGCATCCATGGTAGTTCCCAGTGGGTGTAGTTCAGTCCCAGCCAGGCAGGGCTAGCTGAAGGATCTGGCAAGCCCCTGGCACTCAACTCTATTAACAGTGTACCCCACCTAGGTGCCTAGGGAACAAGACACCACATAAACTGTACCAATTCCATGTGCCTCGATCCCTGCCTCTGTTCTCCTCGAGACAAACAGCACGTAAGGACTCCATATCCCTCTGCTACTTCCACCTTCTCCTCAGTGGAACTGCTCACATGCCTGGAGCTGAGTATGTGTTTCAGCTTCCACTTTTTTGTGGCCTTTACTGTCCCCCATTGCCTCCTTCAGTGATTCCACCCTCCCCTCGGCACTGCCTCTTCAGGATGAAGGTCTTTTCACCCACTATTACAAAGCTGACCGGTTCCAGGTGCTTTAGACTGCTGGAAGTTCATGGGTTCTCTGCGCAATAAAACCAGCAAGCCCTGTAGGTCTGTGAGGGACGTTCCTGTCACCCATGAAGGTAAATTTCTGTGACAGTGGAAACTGAAGAGCCTCTTGGCACAAGATGTTCTATGTCAGTGAGCCCCAGGCGATGTTATCCCGGGAGCCTGGTCGCTTCACCGCCCCCCCCCGCTACAGAAACGCTGGAGGTGCTACAGGCTCCTGTTAAAACCTATCCGCCGGGTCGGGCGCTGCACTGAGCCCCGCAGGACGCTCCTGCCGGTCCGGTCCCATGCCCCACCTCTGCGGCCCCGCACGGGATGGGCacgagcgggggggggggggcaggacgGGGCGAACGCGAGCGGGGCAGGGAGCGGGGCGCCTGGGAGCGGCTCCCGGGgctgcgggcggcggcgggcggggggcaGCGCGGTGCCGCGGCGGGAGgcgggcgggggccgggggcGGCCGCAGCCCCGCGAGGAGGCGTCCGCGCCCGGTCCCGGCTCCGTATAAatgggcggcggcggcggcagcgcttCACCCGGACGGCGCCGGAGCTGCGCAGCGGCGGCACCGGCGGCCCCGGCGCGGCAGGatgggcggcggcggcggcggcccgcGGCGGCCCGGTGCTCTGCCGCTGCTGGCGTTGGCGCTGCTGGCGGCACAGGGCGGCTCGGCTCCCCTCCAGCCCGGCGGCTCCCCCGCGCTCTCCAAGATCTACCCCCGCGGCAGCCACTGGGCGGTGGGTAAGTCTCCGTCCGGCCCGACGGCGCTCCCGCCGCGGCTCCAGGCGCCCCGTCCGGGGGGACGCGGGTGCGAGCGTCCGGCGTCCAACCGAGCGCCCCTGTCCCCGCCGTCGGCTCGGCGGGTGGCTGCCGGCAGAAGCGCCGGCTCCCGCCGGTGCCCTGGAACCGACGGCTCGGGGCGAGCGAGTCCCCGACGGGCGCCTCCCTGTACCCGCCGGTGCCGGGCGGGCTCTGTGCACGCCCCGAGGGCCGGCAACCCGCGTCCCGTCAGGTACCGCAGCTTTGACGTGTTCATTTGGCGGTGATGCTTCTACCGCTGCCTTTCCTCAGAGATGCAGGAGCCCGAAGCACCCCAGGGAGCTGCCGGCACCTTGGGAAGCCCTGGTCCGGCCGAAGCCCCAGGGCGCTCAGCGGGGGGCTCCTCCAGCGCTGCCTCTCACCCTCCCCGTCCCAGTAACCTCCTTTGCAACCTAAAGCCAACTATGATTTCAGTTTGATGATCATAAAGTACGGTATATCAACAGTGCACCCAGCTTACATCCTAGAAAGGCACAGGAACATAGCCTTACGCCACAGCTCCCGCATGGCATGT
It contains:
- the LOC136005992 gene encoding gastrin-releasing peptide-like — its product is MPHLCGPARDGHERGGGGRTGRTRAGQGAGRLGAAPGAAGGGGRGAARCRGGRRAGAGGGRSPARRRPRPVPAPYKWAAAAAALHPDGAGAAQRRHRRPRRGRMGGGGGGPRRPGALPLLALALLAAQGGSAPLQPGGSPALSKIYPRGSHWAVGHLMGKKSTGDFPYAYEEENKTPFSALPENMKQLEDYLQWEEISKYLLRLLEKSENKSAHIVKGGLPWYARNTWDTDDNSSWKNMMDYLLQVVNTKESTPS
- the LOC136005756 gene encoding LOW QUALITY PROTEIN: signal peptidase complex catalytic subunit SEC11C-like (The sequence of the model RefSeq protein was modified relative to this genomic sequence to represent the inferred CDS: inserted 2 bases in 2 codons): MLGIVVQVSRRPSESEWGGVTRRTTTSGAHGACGVHLLPLRRRXRAGLGQRAPSAPRKEPXGEGAGRFLPPARGSAMDLFGDLRRMNKRQLYYQVLNFAMIVSSALMIWKGLIVVTGSESPIVVVLSGSMEPAFHRGDLLFLTNFHDDPIRAGEIVVFKVEGRDIPIVHRVIKVHEKGNGNIKFLTKGDNNEVDDRGLYKEGQNWLEKKDVVGRARGFLPYVGMVTIIMNDYPKFKYALLAVMGAYVLLKRES